Genomic segment of Salvia hispanica cultivar TCC Black 2014 chromosome 2, UniMelb_Shisp_WGS_1.0, whole genome shotgun sequence:
GGCCAGCAGTTTGATATCCGTCAGACTGTTGATGAATTTAGAcatcaaataaattcatacATGTACTGGAAGCCTGGGATGGATATATATGTTTCTCATGTTCGTAGAAAGCAAATTCCCTCTTATGTATTTCCAGAGGGCTACAAAAGAAGTCGACATACGCGATCACTAAGTCAGCAACAAGTTGATAAGAATTCTAGTGAAGGCAATGAGGGCTGCAGGACAGACTCTGCTGAGAGGATCCCAAAACGAAAGAGGAGCTGTGATGGATCAGAGCTGGAGGAAAGTCCTGAGAAGAGACCCTCCATTAGTCCTCAGAGGCAGGTATCAGTCTCACCGGAGTATATTTGTTCGGGAGATTCATTGAGAGGCAGTTGCACTCCTGTGTTCGAAACAACAAAGGGGAGCCCAACGGTGATTGTAGAATCTATGCCTAACAATGAAATGGCCAAAGTAGCCCCTGTGGTTATGGAGGATGTGCAAACCAGATGTAATGGAAATGACTTGCACTTTGATGATTGCAATAAAGAGATGTATTCAATCCCAATGCAGATGCAGTCAAACCAGGGGATGCGATGTGCAGAATTTTCTGACGTTACTAACATCTCAAGTTCTTGCACTACTCAACATTTGAGTACCAGTAACAGTAAGGATACGGAGATTGATAATGAAGGATCTTCACTAATTAGATCAAGTGAGGTTAGTGCGCAGCTGCTTATGGATAATGGATGTCAGAATGGTGCTTCTGTTCTTGGGAATGGACTAAGAGAGAAGCTACAGGTTTTGGATATAAGTTTCtttgttcatttattttaatatgcaTGAGCTATGCTGTTTTGTACTTGAATTTGATATGATTTATGATGTGCCCATTTATTCCGACAGTCTTGggttattgtttattttaacttcaaattttcacGGGCTGAAGTTATGCTATTCTTGACTAGTGTTAGTATGGTATCTATATATTCTTAACATTTCTATCAGTCACACGTGCATGCTTTTCCATGAACCACATTGTGGAATTCTATTGaattattatgttttaattattactactaacaGAATTCATAATCTTGTTTGCTTTGTTTTCACATGAAGCCTAATGGGCCGCTCGCGATGGTTCTCAAATCTGTAGATGGAGTTGGGTCAGAACCTGTTGAGAAGAATGTCATGAGGCatgtttattgaaattttaaaattacatttcctttttaattacCTCTATACAATACCGTCTTTATGCTGCTCTGGCTTTGTTACTTTTGTCTATTAATGCAGCAACAGGCTGAGCCTCACTTCAACTGCCTGAATGTAAAGATGATACGAAGGCTTTTCAATTCACTGCCTAAAGAAGAAGTTAAGTTACCTGGATTGGTGTCACGTGACTGAAAGCCAGCAGCTCGGGTAAGTACCGTATTCAATGCTGGCTTTCATATGTTTCTTAATGTTTCCAGGCATGAAATCTTGGAAGGAAAACCGAGTAGCGTCAATCTGAGGAAAACCACCCTCTGGACATTTTGAATTCCTTATGTATAGTTTTTCGGATTAGAGGGCTCCATGGTGCAAAGTGATTCCGTTACTCCTCTGGAAAGAGATTGATCTTATTATACTGACTTCGTTAACTATGTGAAGATTTGTATTTGCATGGTTGTTGAAGGTTCTGCTATATTATGATACCGTTACCCAAGAGAGTTCGTTTGTATGTTCTAGAGGATTTTTTATGAAGTGTTAGGGTATggagtatttcatttcattgttAGTTGATATAAGGATTACACCTTAGTGTCCTTGTAATCAATCCTCTAGACTTGAATCTGTACATCATTAACATATGAAGACGTGTTCGTCATCTTCTATATATCGTTTTACTCAGCACGGCTACTTGTGTTTATATGTTTTCAGAGTAGCAACTTATGTGTGGTTTTAGAGTATACGGAGTATTATTCTCTCCATCTTCGAACAATAGCGCTGTTTAATATTGTCacttagttttaatatatgaTGTGCTTAAACTGATACGGGCCTCATCCCACCAGACGTTAATATGTATCTGCGAGCCGAAGTCTAGAAATTCAGCCAATGGAAGCCACACGACGTTCCAGATCACACGCCTAGTCATATGTAAAGTTCATGTTTAAAGATAAAGGTCTAACTTATCCCACATCTTCctttatttttacataatcttgtaaatttgtaattgaCAAtctttgagaaataaaaattacccCTTCAGTAAGTTTTCATTCATAGGTAGTCAAATAAACAGATATCAACAATCAAacggaaataaaaaaattacatacaaAACCGTCCAAAGCAGAGTAAAAGGTCCAAATTCTTTACATACAGGCTTTGAGTTACACCTTCATTACAAAACCCAGAAATGGCCCAATGTTTCAACAGCATAAACAGTTATATGGTCTTCAAAATATACATTTGAATCCAgaaaaaacacaagaaaatgAGTCCAGTTCCGAGTCCTCAAAAAGTCGATGCTAAACACAAACTAGACATCCTCGCTACACTTAATTGTTCATGGAGATCTTTCCCTGTTTAGGTCCACCTACAATAGCAACATCGATCCAAAAATGGCACCCGTTAAAACCAAGCTTCGATAGATATCTCACATTCGATTTTTTTCATGACAAGTAAGGAGTTTGATGTCAGTAGGGAGTAGAAAGCTCACGAGACAATGCAGACAGTTCTGAGCTTTTCAGCACGCGAAGCCTTTTCACTGTTGAGACGAACATGCTAACAATAACAGAAACTTTTCTTAAGTATGAAAGTAAGCATTTGGAATGTAAccataaatattcatttttgaagGCAAGCACAAGATCTCTATGAGTAGTTAGTCATATTAATGTTGCAATGGGAttggttttaaaatatttactacCAAAGAGTTTCAGACATTAACTTGACAATGTAAGAAGCATTTGTCTGATTCAAACACATTAAAGAATCAAACAAAAGCAAAGGAATTTAAGCTGCATAAGAATCCAAATGAACAACATTATTATATATCAAATCTGCATCATCTCATactatataaaactaaattaaatcaagCCAAATGTGACACAGGAATAAAcacaattaacaaaattaaggGATACTATCCATGGATGTAAAGATGCTTACTGCCAAGGAACATCACCAACAAGCATCCTGTCACCTTCATGATCCTCATACACGAGGGTATATTCCCCGCTCCCGTCTAATAAGCCGCCGATCTTCTCTACTCCATCGCCCTCGTCTATGATCCCATCACTGCACGATTTCTTCTGCACTGCAAATGgatcaaacaaacaaaaagcTCATTCGAATCAGTCATTATTCAGTCGCAGCATTGCTCAAACCGACTCGTATTAGTTTGAACAAAGGCCGACCTGCAAGAAGGCCCCTGAAGAGCTCATCAACCGCAAATGACAGCTTTTCATAAGTATTGTATGATTTCAGATCAACTTTCCTCCCAATGGGGATACCATCCATGTTGATCTTCACAAAGGGAGTTCTTGAGCAGTTTTCGACGGTCGAAACCTTGCTCGGAGCAACATCAGGTGAGTCCGAAGCTTGTTTGGAGGAACTGCCGCTGGCAATATTTTTTCTGAATGAACGAATTGGAGGCCATCCCACCACTGAAGCAGGTgcagttctttttttttttgcatcaTTAGGAAAAGGATAGAGTTAATCAATCAACTACTCCATATTAAATCCAAAGCATGAAAAATCCATTTTATAATAACACAATCACAACATTGAATTAAAATGGTTTGCATAAGAGTTAATCAATAAACTACTTTGATAAGTCCTAAGCAtgaaagattcaatttttcataatacAATGAATTACAAGATCATTAGACATTAGCAAGAATCTTGAAAAATGGATAGGGTTTTGATTCTTTTCACAGGAAGGGGAATATGGGAATTCAAGGAGAAAGGGAAAGCACAATAAATGAGGAAGGTAAAACAAAACTGCCAAATGCATGGACCACAAGATACATGAACAATTAAatgcagggagagagagaaaaaagagaaagaaagtgaATATACTCTTGCACAAAAGGCAAAAACTACAGGCAAAATGGAAGATAAAGGTGAGAACACCTTTTCTGAGCAGTGTTGTGCACAGCTGTATTTGCTGCTGAAAATGCCTTAGtttctgctgctgctgctctaTTGCTACAGAGCTGTGAGGATTCCCTTCTGACAGGATGGAGATATGAAGTTTGGAGGTGCTGCCATGGAGATGGAGGTTTCAAGACTGTATTTTGAGGACAATGGCCTAGAGAGAAAagtccatctctctctctagagaTGGTGGTGTTGCTTTCTTCAAAGCTCCATTCTCCTCCCGGTGGAGCAAGCCTTAGCTCAAGCTTCTTCTCCTCTGAAATCCCATGGCTTCTTTCCACTGCCCTTTTACCCACCCATTCTCCTCCTTTCGCAATCAAATCCAACAGCTGAGGACACCCTTCATCTTCCCTTGAATTAGAATAATCCTCCATTAACACACACAGAGAGGAAaccagagagagagaagtgtgTATGACTATGTGAGAAACTATATCACAACAAGAACACAGTAAAGATCGAAGCTTTAAAGGGATTGGAGAGAAGGGCTTAAAGTAATGAGAGCCCACATTTGAGAGGAAAGCCACAACCGATCTTCTTCGAAGACAGCACGAGGAAAAGAGCGGACTTTTGGCGAACAGGGCGTCGTCAAGGACAAGAAGGGAGCtttttggagaaaaagaaatgatggAAATGGAAGGAAAGGGGCCTCAAGCGGAAAGAGATGCAATATGCAATCATGCTTTTGAGGCTGCtgatttctttctttctttccctCCCTTGAAATCTTTACAGAGACATGAGAaatggaagagagagagagagagaggagacaAGTAGAGAGATTCTCTTCTATCGAAGTAGCTCTAAAACTAGAAACGGAATTAGAACGAAATGCACGCAACCAACTATGTAACGTTGTCTGATGCGGCAAGCAAAAGCGTGCTGACTTTCACCTCTATCTTCAAGACAATACTCCACTTTaacatattatatactccatatatatatatataatgacaaAAGTTCCTTAGTAATTCAGCACAGTACCCCAAGATCATGCTTACTTATCTTAATCAAGACTCAAACTTTAATTACAAAACCATTCAATATCAATGACGTGTGGATATAATTGAGCTAGTATTGAACAACCCCTTTTAATTTTGTGGTAAAAAGTTAAGATCTTTAATCCCTTCCACTTTGATGCTATCAAATTTACCCTCCAAAAATGGGTTAATAGCTCAAATATTATGCTAACACTTTGCAAGAGAGATTTATTGGGGGTCAATGCttgccactctctactcctctcAACTTAATCAATTCTTATTTTGCTGAAcatctttaaattaaatgagtcattatttttaagcataaaaaaatcaacttttaaaatctttgtagtactagtactccACTAAATTAAAGATCGGAGAGGGAGAGATTTGCAGGCAGTGCAATAAAAACATGCAGATCCTATGATATTGTCTGCTAGCTACTCTCCGTCCACAGCCAACTATAGAGCTAAAGATACGGTGTGTGCACGGCCTACGGTATGGGTCAAAAGTCAACCATTGCATTTACaccatcttttcttttttatttaaaatgacagttatcaattaatcattctccattttttttattcgtttTACGAAATTGTGGTTGtgggaaaaggaaaaagtacgTCGCCAACTTGGGTTCAATCGTATTCTAATTGTTGGTTTTCgcatttgattaattttccaaataaaatattccattacaataaataatctacattttgatgtaatgcggattttagtagtagtagtaatttttagaTCGTGTTTTTTTGTATATGGAGAAAGAATCCATCTTTGTTAAAGTTAGTTAATACTTAATATACCTGTACACAATGGTAGATTGTAGTATTTGGTTTTGTGATAAATGGGGGTGtaaaatgaaagtaaaatgtgatgaaaaggtaaaaaatgagaataaaaaatattgtggGATATTAAACATAACAATGTGTCTACGGTTTTGGAATGAATTCTTATGAAATTGTTACTCCATTAAACATTAATCAATCTAGACCCATTATCATCGTTATTTATGTATTacctctcatttttttatgtcgACAGTTGAATATTCGACTTTATACGTAGACCGTAGTCAAGCATCCactttaaatatgaaaaatgatttCACTTGGTTTGTGGGTTGTGGGCCTCCAAGAAGTTGGGCCAAATAAGACCAATATGAAGTAAGTACTACTCtcaatactactattattggagtatttaattattagtggAGTAATTGTTAGTGCCATGACTCTTCATATTTAATATGTTTCCAtgcttttatatatgtgtcCCCTATTTATCCCcatgtattttcattttttattgattggtTCTATATTTCTGATTGGTAGAAAAGCACTAGCAATTGAGATTACTAGAGGCAATCTAATatcaaaaactatttttagtCCAATAGGTAGGCTTGTTCGCTTAATGTTCCCCTAAAGTCAAGCAACTTGACTTGCACCCTATTATAAAGTGTCcatcacataaaaaaatttaaaacattgcTACATTTTATTTCCAGTCGTGAGATATTTCTTTCCGATACGGAGAAATTGGTGTTTATTAAGTTAGCtaaagatagaataaagtaaaatattaaaatattgaatttttgtaaaaaactAAGAGATATGGGTGGAGAGGAATGGCCAATCGATGAAAGAACATGAAACCATTATGTTTCAATAGAGGTACGAGAAAGGGTTGGAGGCAATGAAGTAGATAATGGCTTTAGGGGAATGCTCGACTGCCCTAACTTGTCTTTCATGGAGACAAAGGACCCAATACAACCTCTCGGCCATGTCTTCTTGATCAATTATGTATGTCTAAGTGTCATTCTGAAAATCTTACAACAAGAAAGGTCGTAAGAGAAGCAAGAACACCTTCCGACCAGGCCTTACTATAACCAACCTCACAGATCCAACTCAATCTTTTACACCGATGTATCGTACTCTCTCGACCAGGTCATCAAAAAGACTGCTAAATCTTTCCATATGATGATTCCTTAAATGCTATGTTCTTGATTATCGTATAATGTGATACATTGCATCTACAaaggaataaataaaaaattaacacacaaaagtaaaaaagcgtcgtttcaacttattttatttcatataagCTATGATTAGGGGTTTAGAAGTCGGATTAGATTTGGTTTTGATAATGACTACAcatcttttaatatttgagTACATTATAGTGCTATTTCTTTTTGCTCATGCGTGCATGACTCATCACAATCAGTTTTATTCGTTAGAGAGAAttagttataataataatctcTCTCACTTTCAAATTAACACCACTAATCATATACATTGATCATATACATGTACATAGACCACATACAAATATTTGAGGACTCGTCCGTGTACAAAACGACATATTTCAGTGTTTCTCAAAACAatgttatttattaaaataataaataaacacttattttactgaaataatatcgTTTTGAGAATTAATGAAAGATATTGTTCAATATATACAGTTAACAGTTGTAacaattacgaaaaaaaaaatgaactttaTGATAAAATGTTCTCCTTTTAAATCTAatgaaattgatcaaaatctgattaaatttaataatttaaaataataatatcactATAGACAGTTTGTTAAACAAGATAATATGAAAtacaatatgaaattaataatatcaCTATAGACATAATACAATATTGAAATTGTGGAGACGAAATACtagaccaattttttttagaaaaggCAACCaaataaaaggtaaaaataCACATTGAGTcatgtatatatactcccGTCATCACTTGACACCAACGAACTATTCAACTATATATTCAAGAATACTATTTATAGAATACCAGCCAATCAAATTGCCTATGCCCATATTGTAGCAatgatatcaaaattttaaagtgaAAAGAAGTCCActcatatattaatactataaaagaaCATGAAAAGATCTTGAAACGAATAGATGAATGGATAGAAT
This window contains:
- the LOC125207797 gene encoding auxin-responsive protein IAA26-like isoform X2, with the protein product MEDEGCPQLLDLIAKGGEWVGKRAVERSHGISEEKKLELRLAPPGGEWSFEESNTTISRERDGLFSLGHCPQNTVLKPPSPWQHLQTSYLHPVRRESSQLCSNRAAAAETKAFSAANTAVHNTAQKRTAPASVVGWPPIRSFRKNIASGSSSKQASDSPDVAPSKVSTVENCSRTPFVKINMDGIPIGRKVDLKSYNTYEKLSFAVDELFRGLLAVQKKSCSDGIIDEGDGVEKIGGLLDGSGEYTLVYEDHEGDRMLVGDVPWHMFVSTVKRLRVLKSSELSALSRGPKQGKISMNN
- the LOC125207797 gene encoding auxin-responsive protein IAA26-like isoform X1, encoding MEDYSNSREDEGCPQLLDLIAKGGEWVGKRAVERSHGISEEKKLELRLAPPGGEWSFEESNTTISRERDGLFSLGHCPQNTVLKPPSPWQHLQTSYLHPVRRESSQLCSNRAAAAETKAFSAANTAVHNTAQKRTAPASVVGWPPIRSFRKNIASGSSSKQASDSPDVAPSKVSTVENCSRTPFVKINMDGIPIGRKVDLKSYNTYEKLSFAVDELFRGLLAVQKKSCSDGIIDEGDGVEKIGGLLDGSGEYTLVYEDHEGDRMLVGDVPWHMFVSTVKRLRVLKSSELSALSRGPKQGKISMNN